The proteins below are encoded in one region of Apium graveolens cultivar Ventura chromosome 4, ASM990537v1, whole genome shotgun sequence:
- the LOC141718550 gene encoding uncharacterized protein LOC141718550, whose amino-acid sequence MVRNCKEPVPKANMLRITGPSPSITPAAQPRARTFNMTMKDAVQDADVVAGMLDINSVEVKVLMDFGATRSFIAKSVISRLKCVACPLEPNLIREVANQERVTAKRICPICGRIIEGWHFSADLILFKFGEFNVLFVMDWFSNHYVQINCRSKKVKLETKDGIEVILKGK is encoded by the coding sequence atggtAAGGAATTGTAAGGAGCCTGTTCCGAAGGCAAATATGCTTAGGATTACTGGACCATCGCCCTCTATAACACCAGCAGCTCAGCCAAGGGCAAGAAcgttcaacatgacaatgaaagatgcagTGCAGGATGcggatgtggtggcaggtatgcttgatataaactcagtagaagttaAAGTATTAATGGATTTTGGAGCAACTAGATCCTTTATTGCTAAAAGTGTTATTTCTAGATTAAAGTGTGTTGCATGCCCTCTCGAACCTAATTTGATTAGAGAAGTAGCGAATCAAGAAAGAGTTACTGCCAAGAGAATCTGTCCCATTTGCGGTAGGATTATAGAAGGTTGGCACTTTTCCGCTGACTTAATTCTTTTTAAGTTTGGAGAATTCAACGTTCTATTTGTGATGGATTGGTTTTCAAACCACTATGTGCAAATCAATTGTAGaagcaagaaagtgaaattaGAGACCAAGGATGGTATTGAAGTCATATTAAAAGGAAAGTAG